A stretch of Mesorhizobium sp. M2A.F.Ca.ET.046.03.2.1 DNA encodes these proteins:
- a CDS encoding glutamate synthase subunit beta produces MGKVTGFLEIDRQVHKYQPASDRIRHFREFTLPMSDKEVEKQAARCMDCGIPFCHGPTGCPIHNQIPDWNDLVYNGDWDNAIRNLHSTNNFPEFTGRICPAPCEEACTLNLEDIPVAIKTVEQAIADKAYETGHIRPYPPEKKTGKRVAVIGSGPAGMSAAQQLGRAGHDVHVYERESRPGGLMRYGIPDFKIEKHYIDRRIEQMQGEGVTFHCGVNVGVDKPVAELLAEHDAVLYCGGSETPRAAGIPGDDLGGVHDAMPYLVQQNRRVGGEPIQSVAWPSHPILAGGQHVVVVGGGDTASDCVGTAFRQGAVRVTQLDIRPQPPEKEDKLSVWPYWATKMRTSSSQAEGAEREFQVATLEFIGEDGQLTGVKCCEVDEKRKPIAGSEFVIRADLAFIAIGFAGPAARGPVSELAGQMKIAIDSRRSKNVEANDRDYRTSVEKLYAAGDVRRGQSLVVWAIREGRQAARAIDEALMGSSVLPR; encoded by the coding sequence ATGGGCAAGGTAACAGGCTTTCTCGAAATCGACCGGCAGGTGCACAAGTACCAGCCGGCCTCCGACCGCATCCGGCATTTCCGTGAATTCACGCTGCCGATGTCGGACAAGGAGGTCGAGAAACAGGCCGCGCGCTGCATGGATTGCGGCATTCCGTTCTGCCACGGGCCAACGGGCTGTCCCATCCACAACCAGATCCCGGACTGGAACGACCTCGTCTACAATGGCGACTGGGACAATGCGATCCGCAACCTGCATTCGACCAACAATTTCCCGGAATTCACCGGCCGCATCTGCCCCGCACCTTGCGAGGAAGCCTGCACGCTGAACCTCGAGGACATTCCCGTCGCCATCAAGACGGTCGAGCAGGCGATCGCCGACAAGGCTTACGAGACCGGCCATATCAGGCCCTATCCGCCGGAGAAGAAGACCGGCAAGCGCGTCGCCGTCATCGGCTCCGGCCCGGCCGGCATGTCGGCTGCCCAGCAGCTCGGCCGCGCCGGCCACGACGTCCATGTCTATGAGCGCGAGAGCCGGCCCGGCGGGCTGATGCGTTACGGCATTCCCGACTTCAAGATCGAGAAGCACTATATCGACCGGCGCATCGAGCAGATGCAGGGCGAGGGCGTCACCTTCCATTGCGGCGTCAATGTCGGCGTCGACAAGCCGGTTGCCGAGCTGCTCGCCGAACATGACGCGGTGCTTTATTGCGGCGGTTCCGAAACGCCGCGCGCGGCCGGCATTCCCGGCGACGATCTCGGCGGCGTGCATGACGCGATGCCCTATCTGGTGCAGCAGAACAGGCGTGTCGGCGGCGAACCGATCCAGTCGGTGGCGTGGCCGTCGCATCCGATCCTCGCCGGCGGCCAGCATGTGGTCGTCGTCGGCGGCGGCGATACCGCGTCCGACTGCGTCGGCACCGCCTTCCGCCAGGGCGCGGTCCGCGTCACCCAGCTCGACATCCGTCCGCAGCCGCCGGAAAAGGAAGACAAGCTTTCGGTCTGGCCCTACTGGGCGACCAAGATGCGCACCTCGTCCTCGCAGGCCGAAGGCGCCGAGCGCGAGTTTCAGGTGGCGACGCTCGAGTTCATCGGCGAAGACGGCCAGCTGACCGGGGTCAAATGCTGCGAGGTCGACGAAAAGCGCAAGCCGATCGCCGGCAGCGAATTCGTCATTCGTGCCGATCTCGCGTTCATCGCCATCGGCTTTGCCGGGCCAGCCGCTCGCGGGCCGGTGTCGGAACTGGCCGGCCAGATGAAGATCGCCATTGACAGCCGCCGCTCGAAGAATGTCGAGGCCAATGACCGGGACTACAGGACCAGCGTCGAAAAGCTCTATGCGGCGGGCGACGTGCGGCGCGGCCAGTCGCTGGTCGTCTGGGCGATCCGCGAGGGCCGCCAGGCGGCGCGCGCCATCGATGAGGCGCTGATGGGATCGAGCGTGCTGCCGCGCTGA
- the nodB gene encoding chitooligosaccharide deacetylase NodB has translation MKPLDYICEGQSDNADGTAERSVYLTFDDGPNSFFTPQILNVLAQHQVTATFFVVGAYAADEPELVRRIITDGHGIANHTMTHPDLAKCGSVEVDCQIVEANRVIGMACPQAMVRYFRAPYGIWTEEVIAASAGAALAPVHWSIDPRDWSRPGVDAIVDRVLADIRPGAIVLLHDGCAPDELQPGNQASLRDQTVTALSRLIPELHGRGFVIRSLPQHP, from the coding sequence ATGAAGCCTCTGGACTACATATGCGAAGGGCAGAGTGACAATGCCGATGGCACTGCAGAGCGCAGCGTCTATCTGACGTTTGACGATGGTCCCAATTCATTTTTCACACCGCAGATACTCAATGTGCTGGCGCAACATCAGGTGACGGCGACCTTCTTCGTTGTTGGGGCCTACGCGGCCGACGAGCCGGAACTCGTTCGCCGAATTATTACAGACGGGCACGGTATAGCCAACCACACGATGACTCATCCGGACCTGGCCAAATGCGGGTCCGTCGAAGTCGACTGCCAGATAGTTGAGGCAAACAGAGTCATAGGGATGGCTTGCCCGCAGGCCATGGTTCGGTACTTTCGTGCACCGTATGGCATCTGGACCGAAGAAGTAATCGCTGCATCAGCGGGTGCGGCATTGGCGCCCGTCCATTGGTCCATTGATCCACGCGACTGGTCTCGCCCCGGCGTTGACGCCATCGTCGACAGAGTGCTCGCCGATATCCGGCCGGGCGCAATCGTGCTGTTGCACGACGGGTGCGCTCCCGACGAATTGCAACCAGGCAATCAAGCCAGTCTGCGCGACCAGACGGTGACAGCGTTGTCACGCCTAATTCCAGAATTGCACGGCCGCGGATTTGTAATCCGATCACTTCCTCAACACCCCTGA
- the nodC gene encoding chitooligosaccharide synthase NodC, whose product MDLLTTASTVAVSSYAVLSTVYRGMQAVYSQPENVTPPSESLFGSDRWPSVDVIIPCYNEDPRTLAACLASIANQDYAGTFQVYLVDDGSGNRNAVIPVHHAYEGDPRFNFILLRENVGKRKAQIAAIRRSSGDFVLSVDSDTTLASDVITKLAVKMRDSMVGAAMGQLTAYNRSDTWLTRLIDMEYWLACNEERAAQGRFGAVMCCCGPCAMYRRSCLLSLLDQYETQLFRGKPSDFGEDRHLTILMLKAGFRTEYVPGAVAATVVPDKMGPYLRQQLRWARSTFRDTMLARGLLRGLDRYLTLDVMGENLGPLLLGIAVVTALGELLFSHTVNWWTVLAIVTMTIIRSTVLSFRTRQLRFIGYSMHALIRIFLLIPLKAYALCTLSNSDWLSRKSVPLPNRSTKEITSAMPLAGANAAGNSGIAESLHTADLSLTAGEV is encoded by the coding sequence ATGGACCTTCTCACCACAGCCAGTACTGTTGCCGTTTCGTCTTATGCGGTGCTCTCGACTGTTTACAGAGGCATGCAAGCGGTCTACTCCCAACCGGAAAATGTTACGCCGCCGTCGGAAAGCTTGTTCGGATCCGACCGTTGGCCGAGCGTGGATGTCATTATCCCCTGCTACAATGAGGACCCGCGCACACTCGCGGCGTGTTTAGCTTCCATTGCAAATCAAGATTACGCCGGAACATTTCAGGTCTATCTGGTTGACGACGGTTCTGGAAATCGTAATGCCGTCATCCCGGTACATCACGCCTACGAGGGCGACCCGAGATTCAATTTCATTCTGCTCCGCGAGAATGTTGGCAAACGCAAGGCGCAGATCGCCGCCATCCGCCGCTCATCTGGAGATTTCGTGCTCAGCGTCGACTCTGACACGACACTTGCGTCCGACGTCATCACAAAGCTTGCAGTAAAAATGCGGGATTCCATGGTCGGAGCGGCCATGGGCCAGCTGACGGCATACAACCGCAGCGACACTTGGTTGACCCGATTGATCGATATGGAATACTGGCTGGCTTGCAATGAGGAGCGCGCGGCGCAAGGTCGCTTTGGTGCGGTCATGTGCTGCTGCGGCCCATGTGCAATGTACCGCCGGTCTTGTCTCCTTTCTCTGCTGGATCAATACGAGACGCAGCTGTTCAGGGGGAAACCAAGCGACTTCGGTGAAGACCGTCATCTTACGATCCTCATGCTGAAAGCAGGCTTTCGAACCGAGTACGTTCCAGGTGCCGTCGCGGCGACAGTCGTTCCGGACAAGATGGGACCTTATTTGCGCCAACAACTCCGCTGGGCACGAAGCACCTTCCGGGACACGATGCTTGCGCGAGGTCTACTGCGTGGCCTGGATCGCTATCTAACTTTGGATGTGATGGGAGAGAATCTCGGCCCATTGTTGCTCGGCATCGCGGTAGTAACGGCGCTCGGTGAGCTACTATTTTCACATACAGTAAATTGGTGGACGGTGCTGGCTATTGTCACGATGACCATAATCAGATCTACGGTGTTATCTTTCCGCACTCGGCAGCTTCGATTCATCGGCTATTCAATGCACGCGTTAATCAGGATATTCCTGTTGATCCCCTTGAAGGCTTACGCCCTGTGTACATTGAGCAATAGCGATTGGCTGTCGCGTAAAAGTGTTCCCCTGCCCAACAGGAGCACAAAGGAAATCACAAGCGCGATGCCGCTTGCCGGAGCAAATGCTGCGGGCAATTCTGGAATTGCGGAGTCACTTCATACTGCAGATCTTTCGCTCACAGCTGGTGAAGTCTGA
- a CDS encoding NodA family N-acyltransferase, with amino-acid sequence MRPNVDWKLCWENELQLADHVELSDFFRKTYGRTGAFNAEPFEGGRSWAGARPEFRAIGYDAHGVAAHIGMLRRFIKVGEVDLIVAELGLYAVRPDLEGLGIGFSMRVAYPVLHQLGVPFAFGTVRHALRNHVERFCRAGLANIVSGVRVRSTRPDVHPDLPPTRLEDVLVLVSPIGRSMDEWPSGTLIDRNGPEL; translated from the coding sequence ATGCGCCCGAATGTCGATTGGAAGTTGTGCTGGGAAAATGAGCTGCAACTGGCCGACCATGTCGAACTCTCCGACTTTTTTCGAAAGACCTATGGACGGACTGGCGCCTTCAACGCGGAGCCATTCGAAGGCGGCCGCAGTTGGGCCGGCGCGAGGCCGGAATTCCGCGCAATCGGCTACGACGCGCATGGGGTAGCGGCTCACATCGGCATGCTGCGGCGCTTCATCAAAGTTGGCGAGGTCGACTTGATCGTCGCTGAATTGGGCCTGTACGCGGTTCGTCCGGATCTTGAAGGGCTCGGAATCGGTTTTTCGATGCGCGTGGCGTACCCAGTGCTCCATCAGTTGGGTGTTCCATTCGCTTTCGGCACGGTTCGGCACGCGCTGCGAAACCATGTCGAAAGATTCTGCAGAGCCGGCCTCGCGAACATTGTGTCGGGCGTTCGCGTACGATCGACCCGTCCAGATGTGCATCCCGACCTGCCGCCCACGCGCCTGGAAGACGTACTCGTGTTGGTTTCGCCGATCGGACGCTCGATGGACGAGTGGCCGTCCGGTACCCTGATCGACCGGAACGGTCCGGAACTATGA
- a CDS encoding beta-ketoacyl-[acyl-carrier-protein] synthase family protein: MDRRVVITGVGGLCGLGTDAASMWKEMREGRSAIGPIANSELHDLEGMTGAEIKALPQHDINRGHLISMDRFSLLAVLAAREAMRQAGLSWDEGNAHRFGATVGVGFTGSYATEQTYRSLLLGSAIRAELFTGVKVMPSAASVHLSLSLGLRGPVFGVTSACASANHAIASAVDQIKLGRADVMVSGGSDAPFAWGVLKAWEAMRVLSPDTCRPFSADRKGLVLGEGAGMAVLESYEHATRRGATILAEIAGVGLSADAFHIAAPSVEGPASAMRACLADAGLNAEDVDYLNAHGTGTKSNDQTETAAIKRVFGNHAYLMSISSTKSTHAHCLGAASALEMIACVMAIQEDVVPPTANYREPDPACDLDITPNVPRERKVRVAMSNAFAMGGTNAVLAFRQV, translated from the coding sequence ATGGACAGGCGCGTCGTTATCACCGGAGTGGGCGGCCTGTGCGGACTGGGCACCGACGCCGCCTCTATGTGGAAAGAGATGCGCGAAGGCCGCTCCGCCATCGGCCCGATCGCCAATTCCGAGCTTCATGACCTGGAGGGCATGACCGGCGCTGAGATCAAGGCGCTGCCCCAGCACGACATCAACCGGGGGCATCTCATCTCCATGGACCGCTTCAGCTTGCTCGCCGTGCTTGCAGCGCGCGAAGCCATGCGGCAGGCCGGACTTTCCTGGGACGAGGGGAATGCCCATCGCTTCGGCGCGACAGTGGGCGTCGGATTTACCGGTTCATACGCAACAGAACAAACTTACCGCTCACTGCTTTTGGGTAGCGCAATCCGTGCTGAACTCTTCACTGGAGTAAAGGTGATGCCCAGCGCCGCTTCCGTCCATCTTAGCTTGAGCCTCGGCTTGCGCGGGCCGGTCTTCGGGGTGACCTCCGCATGTGCCTCGGCCAACCATGCGATCGCCTCGGCGGTGGACCAGATCAAGCTGGGCCGGGCCGACGTAATGGTTTCCGGAGGCAGCGACGCACCCTTCGCATGGGGCGTGCTGAAAGCATGGGAAGCAATGCGCGTGCTTTCACCCGATACCTGCCGGCCCTTCTCCGCCGATAGGAAGGGCCTGGTGCTGGGCGAGGGTGCGGGCATGGCCGTGCTGGAAAGCTACGAGCATGCCACGAGGCGTGGTGCCACAATTCTTGCCGAGATCGCCGGCGTCGGCCTTTCCGCCGATGCCTTCCACATTGCCGCGCCATCTGTCGAGGGGCCAGCGTCGGCGATGCGCGCCTGCCTTGCCGATGCCGGGCTGAATGCCGAGGACGTCGACTACCTCAACGCGCACGGCACCGGTACCAAAAGCAATGATCAGACTGAAACGGCGGCGATCAAGCGTGTGTTTGGAAACCACGCTTATTTGATGTCCATCTCTTCCACCAAGTCCACGCACGCGCATTGCCTCGGCGCAGCGAGCGCGCTTGAAATGATCGCCTGCGTGATGGCAATCCAAGAGGACGTCGTGCCGCCGACCGCCAACTATCGCGAGCCAGATCCCGCTTGCGACCTCGACATCACACCCAATGTGCCGCGCGAGCGCAAGGTGCGCGTCGCCATGAGCAACGCCTTCGCCATGGGCGGTACGAACGCAGTTCTGGCATTCAGGCAGGTGTAG
- a CDS encoding metallophosphoesterase has product MPLHYQQKDKRAFQAMRSDDRFALGKSERISLWLSAGGRVMRRVRILQVGDIHYPDWHPSSSNIDAKDSKFAPKITQKLRASSLRAVLTKLRRLTTSKPLDSIAFMGDFTSRGDKTFIASAFQHFTLLCRAQGRSSKALPLIFVPGNHDVNRDDARELGPTEKFSEMASLAARLGWQTVPVDQPVHFRLPTGSAGANFILVNTAIGSWELQNLPAFLRDRLEALGPSTEPVDLGSPDTSGHSPATPPSDPDKEASDDEYYGQMDTPYISREMLAGLQELLQQPDMRYGIMIGHHNLLPQKTPRITPYAEMLNSGFVRTQLLQGNKPIVYLHGHIHADPVEIVNDPRFPDGKLICISAPEIQSGFNELVFFTTDQGELVGIRLIPYRTNVADGTVMEGEHCFISTMSNGKAFLNNDTFDLMRRLRDHATRRGNGLLFWDEITEIAASAELGLDLEDSLLMLQAARFVEIDGLTKANSAWRIKVRDE; this is encoded by the coding sequence GTGCCTCTCCATTACCAACAAAAAGATAAACGCGCTTTCCAGGCGATGCGGTCGGATGATCGTTTCGCGCTTGGCAAAAGCGAACGGATTAGTCTATGGCTCTCGGCGGGGGGGCGAGTTATGCGACGGGTGCGAATCCTTCAAGTAGGCGATATTCACTATCCGGATTGGCATCCTTCCTCTAGCAACATCGATGCCAAGGATAGCAAGTTCGCTCCGAAAATAACGCAGAAGCTACGCGCGTCTTCGCTGCGTGCCGTCTTGACGAAGCTTCGGCGGCTGACGACTTCGAAGCCCTTGGATTCGATCGCCTTCATGGGGGATTTCACGAGCCGTGGCGACAAGACTTTCATTGCTTCGGCATTCCAGCATTTCACGTTGCTCTGCCGCGCACAGGGGCGCAGTTCAAAGGCGCTTCCGTTGATATTCGTACCGGGAAATCACGATGTGAACCGTGATGACGCGCGCGAACTTGGACCGACTGAGAAATTCAGCGAAATGGCGAGTTTAGCCGCCCGCTTGGGTTGGCAGACCGTTCCCGTGGACCAACCCGTGCACTTCAGACTTCCGACAGGATCCGCAGGCGCAAACTTCATCCTCGTCAACACAGCGATAGGCAGTTGGGAGCTTCAGAACCTTCCCGCGTTCCTTCGTGATCGTCTCGAGGCACTCGGTCCTTCTACAGAACCTGTAGATCTCGGCTCGCCGGACACCTCGGGACATTCGCCCGCGACACCTCCCAGCGATCCAGACAAGGAGGCGTCCGACGACGAGTATTACGGTCAGATGGACACGCCATACATCTCGCGTGAGATGCTTGCAGGCCTACAGGAATTGCTCCAGCAGCCCGACATGCGTTACGGCATCATGATCGGCCATCACAATCTGCTGCCACAAAAGACTCCGCGCATTACGCCATACGCGGAGATGCTCAACAGCGGATTTGTCAGAACTCAGCTGCTGCAGGGCAACAAGCCTATCGTCTACCTGCATGGACACATACATGCCGATCCGGTCGAGATCGTCAACGATCCAAGGTTTCCGGACGGCAAATTGATCTGCATCTCAGCACCAGAGATACAGTCAGGTTTCAATGAGCTCGTCTTCTTCACGACCGATCAGGGAGAGCTCGTCGGCATCCGACTTATACCCTACCGCACCAATGTCGCCGACGGGACGGTCATGGAAGGCGAACATTGCTTCATCTCGACTATGTCCAACGGCAAGGCCTTTCTGAACAACGACACGTTTGACCTGATGCGCCGACTGCGCGACCATGCCACCAGGCGCGGGAATGGGTTACTCTTCTGGGACGAGATCACTGAGATTGCCGCCTCCGCCGAGCTCGGGCTAGATTTGGAAGACTCTCTTCTGATGCTCCAAGCGGCGCGCTTCGTCGAGATAGACGGCCTCACGAAGGCAAACTCGGCTTGGCGCATTAAGGTAAGGGACGAATAG
- a CDS encoding extracellular solute-binding protein, whose amino-acid sequence MIKKCAAPSFANDNWNQVVDGISSGRTAMTIDSKMFGFWNDVAGKPASGKIAFAPPLHAPSATSLDSDIWIWALAMNAASEKKGTAWLFIPWATSKQVALKGALAGQLVNPPRTSTWQDDT is encoded by the coding sequence ATGATCAAGAAGTGCGCGGCTCCTTCCTTCGCCAATGATAACTGGAACCAGGTCGTGGACGGCATCTCGTCCGGCCGCACCGCGATGACGATCGACTCAAAAATGTTCGGCTTCTGGAACGATGTTGCGGGGAAGCCGGCATCCGGCAAGATCGCCTTCGCTCCGCCGCTGCACGCACCGAGCGCCACGAGCTTGGATTCTGACATCTGGATCTGGGCTCTCGCCATGAACGCGGCTTCCGAAAAGAAGGGCACGGCCTGGCTGTTCATCCCGTGGGCCACCTCCAAGCAGGTGGCGCTCAAGGGTGCCCTTGCTGGCCAGCTCGTCAATCCGCCGCGCACGTCGACCTGGCAGGACGATACCTAG
- a CDS encoding class I SAM-dependent methyltransferase, giving the protein MSEANQEKLDAFLGKMVGDLGAIATGAGVLLGDRLGLFKALREGGKMTAAELSTRTGTQERLVREWLSGQAAAGYVDYDEASDKFYLNAEQELVFADEDSPAFMAGAFEFLSALWLDEEKVRQAFQSGKGVGWHDHSACLFRGTERFFRPGYNANLIDSWLPALEGVVEKLERGVDVADVGCGHGASTVLMAQAFPNSRFVGFDYHAPSIERARKAAEVAGVGVNTRFDVAAAKSYPGTYDLVTFFDCLHDMGDPTGAATHVHGSLKPDGTWMIVEPFAHDHLAANLNPVGRVYYAASTFVCTPASVSQEVGLALGAQAGEARLRKVVTGGGFKRLRRAAETPFNMVLEARP; this is encoded by the coding sequence ATGTCTGAAGCGAATCAGGAAAAGTTGGACGCATTCTTGGGGAAAATGGTCGGCGATCTCGGTGCGATCGCAACGGGCGCGGGAGTCCTGCTGGGGGACAGACTCGGCCTGTTTAAGGCATTGCGCGAAGGCGGCAAGATGACGGCCGCCGAACTTTCGACACGCACCGGCACCCAGGAACGCCTCGTAAGGGAATGGCTTTCCGGGCAGGCGGCGGCGGGTTACGTCGACTACGATGAAGCGAGCGACAAATTCTATCTCAACGCCGAGCAAGAGCTGGTGTTCGCTGATGAAGACAGCCCGGCCTTCATGGCAGGCGCATTCGAGTTCCTGTCCGCGCTGTGGCTCGATGAAGAAAAGGTGAGGCAGGCATTCCAGTCCGGCAAGGGCGTCGGGTGGCACGATCATAGCGCGTGTCTGTTTCGCGGTACGGAACGGTTCTTCCGTCCAGGCTACAATGCCAATCTGATCGACTCCTGGCTGCCGGCCTTGGAGGGCGTCGTCGAGAAGCTCGAACGCGGCGTGGACGTCGCGGATGTTGGATGCGGTCATGGTGCATCGACCGTGCTCATGGCACAGGCCTTCCCCAATTCGCGCTTCGTCGGCTTCGACTATCATGCCCCCTCGATTGAGCGCGCCCGCAAGGCGGCCGAGGTAGCCGGCGTCGGCGTTAACACGCGGTTCGACGTGGCGGCCGCCAAGAGCTATCCCGGAACGTATGACCTCGTCACATTCTTCGATTGCCTTCACGACATGGGCGACCCGACGGGCGCCGCCACCCATGTCCACGGATCGCTCAAGCCGGACGGCACGTGGATGATCGTCGAGCCGTTCGCGCATGATCATCTGGCGGCGAACCTCAATCCCGTCGGCCGCGTTTACTATGCCGCTTCCACTTTCGTGTGCACGCCCGCATCCGTGTCGCAGGAAGTCGGGCTCGCGCTTGGAGCCCAGGCCGGTGAGGCGAGGCTGCGCAAGGTTGTGACCGGCGGCGGCTTCAAGCGATTGCGTCGCGCCGCGGAGACACCGTTCAACATGGTGCTGGAGGCCCGCCCTTAG
- a CDS encoding acyl carrier protein, giving the protein MADQFATDVIALIKKRAESESGEGMPASFVGEITIATELDALGFDSLGLADVLWDVEQAYGIKIDMNTADAWSNLKNVGDVVEAVRGLLAKEA; this is encoded by the coding sequence ATGGCCGATCAATTCGCAACGGACGTCATTGCCCTGATCAAGAAACGCGCCGAGTCGGAGAGCGGTGAGGGAATGCCTGCGTCATTCGTCGGCGAGATAACAATCGCCACGGAACTGGACGCGCTCGGGTTTGATTCGCTGGGTTTGGCGGACGTCCTCTGGGATGTGGAGCAGGCCTACGGCATCAAGATCGACATGAACACGGCCGATGCCTGGTCCAATCTCAAGAATGTCGGCGACGTCGTGGAAGCCGTCCGCGGCTTGCTTGCGAAGGAGGCTTGA
- a CDS encoding TauD/TfdA family dioxygenase, producing the protein MRSLIDPPGFWLSSLTKRIPDSDVVPLTSRVGAEIRGVRLGGDLSDAAIAAINQLLLKHKVIFFRGQEHLDDAEQELFARRLGNLVPHPTQGPAAGTASILNLDSGRGGGRADQWHTDVTFVDAYPKFSVLRGVVIPAAGGDTIWSNTHAAYENLPAPLKILADNLWAIHSNAYDYAAVRPRATAEEKKHFEEVFTSTIYETEHPVVRVHPETGEKSLLLGNFVQRLVGLSKSDSAKLYEVFQSYVTAPENTVRWRWQVGDVAIWDNRANQHYAVNDYGDQHRVVRRATVDGDVPIGVDGRRSITHVKAAKPAAKAA; encoded by the coding sequence ATGCGATCCTTGATCGATCCGCCGGGATTTTGGCTTTCGAGCTTGACGAAGAGAATTCCTGACTCCGACGTTGTACCGCTGACCAGCCGTGTTGGAGCTGAAATCAGAGGAGTTCGCCTTGGTGGAGACCTTTCGGACGCAGCGATAGCAGCCATCAACCAGCTTCTTCTAAAACACAAGGTGATCTTCTTCCGCGGCCAGGAGCATCTCGACGATGCGGAGCAGGAATTGTTCGCGCGGCGTCTGGGTAACCTTGTACCTCATCCCACGCAGGGGCCGGCAGCCGGCACGGCCTCAATCCTCAATCTCGATTCCGGCCGTGGCGGTGGCAGGGCAGACCAGTGGCATACCGATGTGACTTTCGTCGATGCCTATCCGAAATTCTCGGTCCTACGTGGCGTCGTCATTCCGGCGGCGGGGGGCGACACGATCTGGTCCAACACGCACGCCGCGTACGAGAATCTGCCGGCGCCGCTCAAAATATTGGCGGACAATCTGTGGGCTATTCATAGCAATGCCTACGACTACGCAGCCGTGCGCCCGCGCGCCACAGCCGAAGAGAAGAAGCACTTCGAGGAAGTTTTCACATCGACGATCTACGAGACCGAGCATCCGGTCGTGCGCGTCCATCCGGAAACCGGGGAGAAGTCGCTGCTGCTCGGCAATTTCGTGCAGCGCCTCGTCGGCCTTTCCAAGAGCGATTCCGCCAAACTCTACGAGGTGTTCCAGTCCTACGTCACTGCCCCGGAAAATACCGTGCGGTGGCGCTGGCAAGTAGGCGACGTCGCTATCTGGGACAACCGTGCTAACCAGCATTATGCGGTCAACGACTATGGCGACCAGCACCGGGTTGTGCGTCGCGCTACGGTTGACGGTGACGTTCCGATCGGCGTCGACGGTCGCCGCAGTATAACCCATGTCAAGGCAGCCAAGCCGGCGGCGAAGGCAGCCTGA
- the nodI gene encoding nodulation factor ABC transporter ATP-binding protein NodI, whose translation MSNVAIDLTGVTKLFGNKLVVDGLSFTVASGECFGLLGPNGAGKSTIARMLLGMTRPDAGDITVLGLPVPARSRLARKGIGVVPQFDNLDLEFTVRENLLVFGRYFGMSTREINAVIPRLLEFARLESKADSRVGLLSGGMKRRLTLARALINDPQLLVMDEPTTGLDPHARHLIWERLRFLLASGKTIILTTHFMEEAERLCDRLCVLERGRKIAEGSPHALIDEYIGCNVIEIFGGNPQELISLIRPYVQRVEVSGETLFCYAPEPEDVRIQLRGRAGLRILERPPSLEDVFLRLTGREMEK comes from the coding sequence ATGTCCAATGTAGCAATCGACCTTACCGGCGTAACCAAATTATTCGGAAACAAGCTCGTTGTGGACGGGCTGTCCTTCACCGTTGCATCGGGAGAGTGCTTCGGTCTGCTGGGGCCGAACGGCGCAGGCAAGAGCACGATTGCGCGTATGCTCCTCGGTATGACCCGGCCTGACGCGGGTGATATAACAGTCCTCGGTCTACCAGTGCCGGCACGCAGCCGCTTGGCCCGCAAGGGCATAGGCGTGGTCCCGCAGTTCGACAATCTCGACCTGGAATTTACGGTACGCGAGAACCTGTTGGTGTTCGGGCGCTACTTCGGCATGAGTACAAGAGAGATCAACGCCGTCATCCCACGGCTCCTCGAGTTCGCTCGCCTTGAGAGCAAGGCGGATTCACGTGTCGGCCTGCTATCCGGCGGGATGAAGCGGCGCCTGACGCTGGCACGTGCTCTGATCAACGACCCCCAGTTGCTTGTGATGGATGAGCCCACGACCGGCCTCGACCCGCATGCCCGCCATCTGATCTGGGAGCGACTTCGTTTCCTGCTGGCGAGCGGAAAAACGATCATTTTGACCACCCATTTCATGGAAGAGGCTGAGCGGCTTTGTGATCGGCTGTGTGTTCTCGAGCGGGGACGCAAGATCGCCGAGGGCAGTCCTCATGCGCTGATCGACGAGTACATTGGGTGCAACGTGATCGAGATCTTCGGCGGCAATCCACAGGAGCTGATTTCGCTGATCAGACCGTACGTTCAGCGTGTCGAGGTAAGCGGCGAGACGCTCTTTTGCTATGCGCCTGAGCCGGAGGATGTGCGCATCCAGCTTCGCGGTCGAGCGGGTCTGCGTATTCTAGAGCGTCCACCCAGTCTGGAGGACGTTTTCTTGAGGTTAACCGGACGTGA